The Polyangium spumosum genome includes a window with the following:
- the traA gene encoding outer membrane exchange protein TraA family protein: MQLRRLFFGSLALLALAPGRARAAPVTVPNGVADALPGSGTGLCAASAIATNPSADFDLPNPNGYMEAINGFIEAHAADRVEHVLRSALDLSNNNSSGLAMSYGDFIDAALPECKTGGCDFFANDSTMAFASRLRGFFNVTPDLVNKPIHFGFYADDSVSFTVYDNEFTAYPVVVRPPELGFPSWRMTNQVTFSTPGLYPIEILYTEIAEHAALEMSYFIGDFTDFERPANQPPIVQLDDAGFTLFEPSRFFQTLNGDPSYPDLGVCKQCDRQFINQAGNNGCDAGDYCNEAALCAPCDMAQRCGPTCAPCGGDTPFCVNLDGNLKCGECRADADCADGATCDPSTKTCNTSNSPAGTGGADGSGGSGGSGAEDGGAEGGCGCRAEPTSKHAGSAGILGLAIAVMGLARSRRRTSRASSR, translated from the coding sequence ATGCAACTTCGACGACTCTTCTTTGGTTCTTTGGCTCTCCTCGCGCTGGCTCCTGGTAGGGCCCGCGCTGCGCCCGTCACCGTGCCGAACGGCGTGGCGGACGCCCTCCCCGGCTCGGGCACGGGCCTCTGCGCCGCTTCGGCGATAGCGACGAACCCGTCGGCGGACTTCGACCTCCCCAATCCGAACGGCTACATGGAGGCGATCAATGGCTTCATCGAAGCGCACGCGGCCGATCGTGTCGAGCACGTGCTCCGCTCGGCGCTCGATCTCTCCAACAACAACTCGTCAGGCCTCGCGATGAGCTACGGCGATTTCATCGACGCGGCGCTGCCGGAATGCAAGACGGGCGGATGTGATTTCTTCGCCAACGACTCGACGATGGCCTTCGCCTCGCGCCTGCGCGGCTTCTTCAACGTCACGCCCGATCTCGTGAACAAGCCCATCCACTTCGGATTCTACGCGGACGACTCTGTCAGCTTCACGGTGTACGACAACGAATTCACCGCGTATCCCGTCGTCGTCCGACCGCCCGAGCTCGGGTTCCCGTCGTGGCGCATGACGAACCAGGTCACGTTCTCGACCCCGGGGCTCTATCCAATCGAGATCCTCTATACCGAGATCGCGGAACACGCCGCGCTGGAAATGTCGTACTTCATCGGTGACTTCACCGACTTCGAGCGGCCAGCCAACCAGCCGCCCATCGTACAGCTCGACGACGCGGGATTCACGCTTTTCGAACCTTCCCGGTTTTTCCAGACGCTGAATGGCGACCCCTCGTACCCGGACCTCGGCGTCTGCAAGCAATGCGACCGGCAGTTCATCAACCAGGCGGGCAACAACGGCTGCGACGCCGGGGATTACTGCAATGAAGCGGCGCTCTGCGCGCCTTGCGACATGGCCCAGCGCTGCGGGCCGACCTGCGCGCCGTGCGGCGGCGACACCCCGTTCTGCGTGAACCTCGACGGGAACCTGAAGTGCGGCGAATGCCGCGCGGACGCCGACTGCGCGGACGGCGCCACCTGCGATCCGAGCACCAAGACCTGCAACACATCGAATTCGCCCGCGGGCACGGGTGGAGCCGACGGAAGCGGTGGCAGCGGTGGCAGCGGCGCCGAGGACGGGGGAGCAGAGGGTGGTTGTGGTTGTCGGGCCGAACCGACCTCGAAGCACGCCGGATCCGCGGGCATTCTGGGTCTCGCAATCGCGGTGATGGGCCTCGCGCGGTCGAGGCGGCGCACGTCGCGCGCTTCGAGCCGCTGA